Proteins encoded within one genomic window of Glycine soja cultivar W05 chromosome 1, ASM419377v2, whole genome shotgun sequence:
- the LOC114405392 gene encoding uncharacterized protein LOC114405392, producing the protein MLDKQGAVGPAKPADRPDDEVDDPLYLMTLTIPQLFLKPLQVMWDATLFGLFNKNFPLYIKHEDLSEIAHGGQCLSISVIQLWILHMTETSMRAGNINVYGFLEPQSIQRSGQS; encoded by the exons atgttggataaacagggagCTGTGGGACCCGCGAAACCTGCAGATAGGCCGGATgatgaggtcgatgatccgctatatctaatgacattgaccatcccacagctttttctgaagccattgcaggttatgtgggatgctaccttgTTTGGCCTATTTAATAAaaacttccccttgtacataaagcatgaagatctgtctgaaattgcacacggtggtcaatgtctcagcatatctgttatacagttgtggattct gcatatgactgagacaagtatgcgagccgGGAATAtcaatgtgtatggattcctcgagccacagtctatCCAGAGATCTGGCCAATCAtaa